A single Phragmites australis chromosome 4, lpPhrAust1.1, whole genome shotgun sequence DNA region contains:
- the LOC133915204 gene encoding dihydrolipoyllysine-residue acetyltransferase component 1 of pyruvate dehydrogenase complex, mitochondrial-like produces the protein MANIRALLVGLARARGSFVESGRCSSLRPSLLASLGGHYKVPLPGRWFSSTGLPPYLVVGMPALSPTMNQGNIAKWRKQEGDKIEVGDVICEIETDKATLEFESLEEGYLAKILAPEGSKDVQVGQPIAVTVEDLEDIKSIPADTSFGDEQMEEQSTESAPQSNVANVSQQSSVVSRISPAAKLLIKEHGLDKSSLRASGPRGTLLKGDVLAALKSGASSSSTKEKKAPATPSSQPTRDAQAQPAITSQKTDTYEDIPNSQMRKVIAKRLLESKQTTPHLYLSKDVVLDPLLAFRNELKEQHGIKVSVNDIIIKAVAIALRNVPEANAYWNNEKEEAQKCDSVDVSIAVATEKGLMTPIVRNADQKTISAISSEVKQLAEKARAGKLAPNEFQGGTFSISNLGMYPVDHFCAIINPPQSGILAVGRGNKVVEPIVDSDGTEKAAAITKMSLTLSADHRVFDGQVGGRFFTELALNFSDIRRLLL, from the exons ATGGCAAACATCCGTGCGCTTCTGGTCGG CTTGGCACGTGCAAGGGGTTCCTTCGTAGAGTCTGGCAGATGTTCTTCATTGAG GCCGTCACTTCTAGCATCATTGGGTGGTCATTACAAG GTTCCCTTGCCAGGCCGTTGGTTCTCATCAACAG GGCTTCCTCCATATCTAGTGGTTGGGATGCCTGCACTGTCTCCTACTATG AATCAAGGTAACATTGCGAAATGGAGAAAACAGGAAGGAGACAAG ATAGAGGTTGGTGATGTGATATGTGAGATAGAAACTGATAAGGCCACTCTTGAATTTGAAAGTCTTGAAGAGGG GTATCTGGCCAAGATTTTGGCACCCGAAGGTTCAAAGGATGTTCAGGTTGGGCAACCCATTGCTGTCACG GTTGAAGACCTTGAGGACATCAAAAGTATACCCGCTGATACCTCCTTTGGAGATGAACAAATGGAGGAGCAGTCAACAGAAAGTGCACCACAAAGTAATGTAGCTAATGTGTCTCAACAAAGCTCAGTAGTGAGCCGAATCAGCCCGGCAGCTAAGTTACTTATCAAGGAACATGGACTGGATAAGTCGTCACTGAGAGCATCAGGGCCCCGTGGCACCCTTCTGAAAGGGGATGTTCTGGCTGCATTGAAGTCAGGTGCCAGTTCAAGTTCAACCAAAGAAAAGAAGGCTCCAGCCACACCTTCGTCCCAGCCAACTCGTGATGCCCAAGCTCAACCAGCCATTACTTCACAAAAGACTGATACATATGAAGATATCCCGAATAGCCAGATGCGCAAG GTTATTGCAAAAAGGTTGCTCGAATCAAAACAGACGACTCCACATTTATACCTATCCAAAG ATGTTGTACTGGATCCCTTGCTCGCTTTCAGGAATGAACTGAAAG AACAACATGGCATTAAAGTTTCAGTAAATGATATCATCATAAAAGCTGTGGCAATTGCCTTACGGAATGTTCCTGAAGCAAATG CTTACTGGAACAATGAGAAGGAAGAAGCCCAAAAGTGTGATTCAGTTGATGTATCTATTGCTGTTGCTACAGAGAAG GGCCTAATGACTCCAATAGTACGGAATGCAGATCAAAAGACTATATCAGCAATATCCTCAGAG GTTAAGCAGCTGGCTGAAAAGGCAAGAGCTGGGAAGCTTGCACCTAATGAATTTCAAGGGGGAACTTTCAG TATCTCAAATCTTGGGATGTACCCAGTGGACCATTTCTGTGCAATCATTAATCCTCCACAG TCTGGCATTCTTGCTGTTGGTAGAGGTAACAAGGTTGTTGAGCCCATTGTGGACAGTGATG GAACTGAGAAGGCTGCTGCAATTACAAAAATGAGCTTGACACTGTCTGCTGATCATCGTGTATTTGATGGGCAAGTAGGAG GCAGGTTTTTCACGGAGCTGGCATTGAATTTCAGTGACATTAGGAGACTGCTATTGTAA
- the LOC133915206 gene encoding uncharacterized protein LOC133915206, with translation MAVRPGWVVAVAWGSAELWQRVACNPETLPPDRVFALLCCAPLHLLVRLAAFLCVPFLPHARAPLRLASPLRGGRQFLVLRPPELVPHPFTYSSNSSSSSSSSDEDDDGDDIHDHVD, from the coding sequence ATGGCGGTGCGGCCGGGgtgggtggtggcggtggcgtggGGGTCGGCAGAGCTGTGGCAGCGCGTGGCGTGCAACCCGGAGACGCTCCCGCCCGACCGCGTCTTCGCGCTGCTCTGCTGCGCGCCGCTCCACCTCCTCGTGCGCCTCGCCGCCTTCCTGTGCGTCCCCTTCCTCCCCCACGCCCGCGCCCCCCTCCGCCTCGCCTCCCCTCTCCGCGGCGGCCGCCAATTCCTTGTCCTCCGTCCCCCGGAGCTAGTGCCGCATCCTTTCACTTACTCCTccaactcctcctcatcgtcgtctTCGTCGGATGAGGATGACGACGGGGACGACATCCACGACCACGTCGATTGA
- the LOC133915205 gene encoding cytochrome b-c1 complex subunit 7-like, with product MSSMLSALSQWLVNPRRNPLARLHMHAVSSRLRKYGLRYDDLYDPYHDLDIKEALARLPREVVDARIQRLKRAMDLSMKHQYLPDDLQALQTPFRGYLSDMLALVKKEAAEREALGALPLYQRTIP from the exons ATGTCGTCGATGCTGTCCGCGCTGTCCCAGTGGCTGGTGAACCCGCGCCGCAACCCGCTGGCGCGCCTCCACATGCACGCCGTCTCCTCGCGGCTCAGGAAATACG GGCTGAGGTACGACGACCTGTACGACCCGTACCACGACCTGGACATCAAGGAGGCGCTCGCGAGGCTGCCCAGGGAGGTGGTCGACGCCCGCATCCAACGCCTCAAGCGCGCCATGGACCTCTCCATGAAGCACCAGTACCTCCCCGACGACCTCCAG GCACTTCAGACTCCATTCAGAGGCTATTTGAGTGACATGTTGGCTCTG GTGAAAAAGGAGGCTGCTGAGCGTGAAGCACTGGGAGCCCTTCCCCTTTACCAGAGAACCATTCCATAA